The nucleotide sequence GATGCCCGGGGAAGAATTATCGAGGTGGAGGAACTTTTTCGGGGCACGCTTACCGAAACCGCCGTCTATCCCCGGGAGGTCTTCGCCCGGGCCTTTCAACACCGGGCGGCCTCCCTGGTGCTGGCCCACAACCACCCCAGCGGAGATCCCCGTCCCTCCGGGGCGGACCTCGAGCTCACCCGCAAATTATTGCTGGCCGGGCACCTCCTTTCGATCCGCATCCTGGATCACCTGATCATCGCCCGGGAGGGCTATTTCAGTCTGGCCGAGGAGGGAATTCTCGAAAAACTGGAAAGGGAGTTGTGAGGAATATGAAGGTAAGGCTCGCCCGAAAAGCCGGCTTTTGCATGGGGGTGCGACGGGCCATGCGTCTGGCCCTGAAGGCCGCCGAAACCTCCTCCAGACCGGTCTATACCTATGGCCCCCTGATTCATAATCCCCAGGCCCTCGAACTCCTGGAACGGCTCGGGGTGCGCGACCTCAAAAAGACGAAAACCGCACCGGAGGGGGTGGTCATCATCCGGGCCCACGGAGTGCCTCCGGAGGAAAAGGAGGCCCTGGCGGCCTCGGGGCTTGAGGTGATTGACGGAACCTGTCCCCGGGTGGCCAGGGTCCAGGCCCTGGCGCGAAAGTATTCCCGGGAAGGCTATCAGGTAATCGTCATAGGGGATCGGGATCACGCCGAGGTAAGGGGAATCCTGGGTTATACCGGGGGGCGGGGAGTGGTGGTGGAAAGCTTCGGCGATCTCGAGAGTCTGCCCCCGCTAAAGAGGTATGTAATCCTCTCCCAGACCACTCAGGACGAAGAAATCTTTGAACTCCTTTCCCGGGAGATCCTTTCCCGTTATCCCGGAGGAAAGGTCATCAACACCATCTGCCACGCCACCCATGTGCGCCAGGAGAGTGTACGGGAGCTGGCGCGGGAATGCCCGGCCATAGTGGTGGTGGGAGGAAGGGGAAGTGCCAACACTAACCGGCTCGTCCAGATCGCCGGGGAGGAGGGGGCACGGGCCTTCCTGGTGGAAACCCCGGAGGAGTTGCCGCTTGCGGAACTGGCCCGATACCCCCGTGTGGGGGTGAGTGCCGGTGCCTCCACCCCCAACTGGCTCATAAACGGCGTGGTGGAACGACTGGCCGCCCACGGGAATCCCCTGCGGCACCTGCTGCGTGTGCTCCTCTATCTGCATGTACCGCTGGCCCTTTCCGCGGTCTTGCTTCTGGCCGGAGGCTTCCTTATACTCGGAAAAACTCCGCCTCTTTCCGCAGCGGTTCTTGTATTCCTCATGGTCTTTTTTGCCCACACCTGGAACTCCCTGGTAGCCCGCGAGGTTCTGGCCCTGTGTCATCCCTACAAGGCCGCTTTCTACCGAAAACGGGAAAAGTTTCTGGTATCGTTATCCCTGGGGGCCTTTTCCGGGGCTCTCCTGATGGGCTATCGCCTGGGACCTCAGATTCTCATGCTTGTGGCTATTCTGGGAGGGATTTCGGCCCTCTACAGCCTCACCTCCCTGAGGGGACTCTTTCCGGGGAATCGCCCCCTATTCATTACTCTTTACTGGATCGTCCTGATGGGCTCTTTTCTGGTCCCTTCCTCGCCGCCGGGTCTGCCGGGCTTTGTGCTCCTCGGACTTATTGTTCTAGCCGTCTTCTTTCAAATTCTCTACCTGGATCTCCTGGATCTTTTCGAGGACGGCTTTCTCGGTCGCGAATCCATGGCGGCCTGGCTCGGAGAAAATCGAACCCTGAAACTCCTTATGGGATTACCCATTCCTGAAGTCCTCCTGATCCTGGGGATGGTCTTTTCGGCGGGCTGGAAGTTCCTGATCCTTCTTGGGGTCCCGTTCCTTCAGACAGGAATCACCTTTTTCCTGCGCCGCAAACCCTTAGGCCGAAGGGTGTCTCTTGAATACCTCGGTCTTTCTCCTTCCCTGCTCTTCATGACCCTGAGTCTTCTGGTGGTGAAAATTTAGATCATGTCCGGGGACAAAGATCGCTTTTTTATGCTAGAGGCGCTGCGGGAGGCCGAAAAGGCCTTTCGGGAAGGGGAGGTTCCGGTGGGAGCGGTACTGGTATCTCCGGAGGGGGAAATCCTGGCCCGGGCGCACAATCGTCCCCTGGGGCTGTGTGATCCCACGGCGCACGCCGAAATCCTGGTCTTAAGGGAAGGGGCTCGCCGGGTGGGAAATTACCGTCTCCTCGGGACCACGCTTTATGTAACCCTGGAACCCTGTCCCATGTGCGCCGGAGCGCTGGTCCATGCCCGGGTAAAACGCCTGGTCTTCGGAGCCAGGGACGAACGGACGGGAGCCTGCGGAAGTCTTTACGATCTGGTGAGGGACCCGCGCCTGAACCACCGTCTCGAGGTGGAGGAAGGGATCCTGGCCGAGGAGGCCGCCCTACTCCTTCGGGAATTCTTCCGGCTACGCCGTTGAGAGTTTTCACGGGGATGCAATTTTTGAATCCGGTGTTATATTATTCGCTGCCGGGGCGAAAGGAGGGGTGCCCGAGTGGTCGAAGGGGGCCGACTCGAAATCGGCTAGGGGAGTGAAAGCTCCCCTCGGGGGTTCGAATCCCTCCCCCTCCGCCAATTATTGTAAATATTATAAATCTCGTACCCCCCAATCTTCGGTCTCTAAACATCCCAAAAGTCTCAATGAGTCAATCCGAAGTATTGACATTTTTTATAATACTTCCATTATCCCTCCTGCGGAGGGGCTCCGGGCCTAATTCTCAATTCTTTAGCCCTTCCCCATTGGAGAGGCTTCCTCTTTTCTCTTAATAGACACAAAAATTTAGGCAACACCGAGCTTTGAGGGGAGGGCGTATGAAGCATTCTTAAGGTTTTTCATCCGAGAACTCGAAGGTCAAGCAAGGCGGACCTCAAGGCCTTTTTCCCGGAGGTAACGCTTGATCTCGGGGATTTCCACCTCCCGGCGATGGAAGATGCCCGCAGCCAGGGCCGCTTCGGCCTGGGTGTGGGCGAAGACCTGGTAAAAGTGCTCCACCGAGCCGGCACCGCTTGAGGCGATCACCGGAATAGAGACCGCCTCCGCCACGGCCTGGATCAATTCCAGATCGTATCCGCGATTGGTACCGTCGCGGTCGATGCTGTTCAAGAGTATCTCCCCGGCTCCGAGTTCCTCGCAGACCCGGGCCAGGGTGATGGCGTCCACATCCCGAGCCTCTCGTCCTCCCTTGACCGTGCACTGGAACCAGCAATAGCGTTCCCCGTTCGGACCGGGTTCGGCGGTCTCTATAACCGGATGTTCCGTTTCGGAAGGGCTTTTCACATAATGTCTCCGGGGATCGATGGATATCACCACCGCCTGTCGGCCGTAAACCCGGGAGATGGTTTCGATGGAGGATCGGCCCGAGGGACCCTTTCGGAGGACTTCCTCCACGATGTATACCGCATCGGAACCGATGGAGACCTTGTCCGCCCCGGCCCGAAAGTAGGCGGAGGCCACCTCCAGGGCGGTGTAGGAGCGTCCGTCGTGATCGGTGAAGTCCCGAATGCCCCCTCCGATGGTGAGCGGCACGAAGACCCGTTCGGAG is from Thermosulfurimonas sp. F29 and encodes:
- the ispH gene encoding 4-hydroxy-3-methylbut-2-enyl diphosphate reductase, whose amino-acid sequence is MKVRLARKAGFCMGVRRAMRLALKAAETSSRPVYTYGPLIHNPQALELLERLGVRDLKKTKTAPEGVVIIRAHGVPPEEKEALAASGLEVIDGTCPRVARVQALARKYSREGYQVIVIGDRDHAEVRGILGYTGGRGVVVESFGDLESLPPLKRYVILSQTTQDEEIFELLSREILSRYPGGKVINTICHATHVRQESVRELARECPAIVVVGGRGSANTNRLVQIAGEEGARAFLVETPEELPLAELARYPRVGVSAGASTPNWLINGVVERLAAHGNPLRHLLRVLLYLHVPLALSAVLLLAGGFLILGKTPPLSAAVLVFLMVFFAHTWNSLVAREVLALCHPYKAAFYRKREKFLVSLSLGAFSGALLMGYRLGPQILMLVAILGGISALYSLTSLRGLFPGNRPLFITLYWIVLMGSFLVPSSPPGLPGFVLLGLIVLAVFFQILYLDLLDLFEDGFLGRESMAAWLGENRTLKLLMGLPIPEVLLILGMVFSAGWKFLILLGVPFLQTGITFFLRRKPLGRRVSLEYLGLSPSLLFMTLSLLVVKI
- the tadA gene encoding tRNA adenosine(34) deaminase TadA, translating into MSGDKDRFFMLEALREAEKAFREGEVPVGAVLVSPEGEILARAHNRPLGLCDPTAHAEILVLREGARRVGNYRLLGTTLYVTLEPCPMCAGALVHARVKRLVFGARDERTGACGSLYDLVRDPRLNHRLEVEEGILAEEAALLLREFFRLRR